A portion of the Pseudomonas koreensis genome contains these proteins:
- a CDS encoding type II secretion system F family protein: protein MVWLAALLLLLGSLLLVGNHLLTERRRVRQVHQRLQGQLVRENRFGHWLRALGNSRFGRRSVSIDSETQTLLGRLGWRRANERALFAACQIGTPLLALGLAIFLQEVFFPQTSHRWMAPMFAAGGGYLLPKRLLAYAAARRQKTIAVEISTFIPLLRILFESGMAVEQALRVLSVEAQKLLPELTSELRQILSRVDSGLELGQELNKTAVMLAVDEFTDTCVILQQLIHQGGGAMKSLLALKQLLDDRRLTRLQEYISKMSAKMSVVMMLFLFPALLIVLAGPGFTAIARAFAN from the coding sequence ATGGTCTGGCTCGCCGCGTTGCTGTTGCTGCTCGGTTCGCTGTTATTGGTGGGCAATCACCTGCTCACCGAGCGCCGCCGCGTGCGTCAGGTGCATCAGCGCTTGCAGGGCCAATTGGTCCGGGAGAACCGCTTCGGCCACTGGCTGCGCGCACTGGGCAACAGCCGTTTCGGCCGGCGTTCGGTGAGCATCGACAGCGAAACCCAGACCCTGCTCGGCCGCCTCGGCTGGCGTCGTGCCAATGAACGCGCGCTCTTCGCCGCTTGCCAGATCGGCACGCCGCTGCTCGCTCTGGGGCTGGCGATCTTTCTGCAGGAAGTGTTTTTCCCGCAGACCAGCCACCGCTGGATGGCGCCGATGTTCGCTGCTGGCGGCGGCTATCTATTGCCCAAACGCCTGCTCGCCTACGCCGCCGCGCGCCGGCAGAAAACCATCGCCGTGGAAATCTCTACGTTCATTCCGCTGCTGCGCATCCTCTTCGAATCCGGCATGGCGGTGGAACAAGCCCTGCGCGTGCTCAGCGTCGAGGCGCAAAAACTGCTGCCGGAGCTGACCAGCGAACTGCGCCAGATCCTCAGCCGCGTCGACTCCGGTCTGGAGCTGGGTCAGGAGCTGAACAAGACCGCGGTGATGCTCGCGGTGGACGAATTCACCGACACCTGCGTGATCCTTCAGCAACTGATCCACCAGGGCGGCGGCGCGATGAAATCGCTGCTGGCGCTCAAGCAATTACTGGATGACCGACGCCTGACCCGGCTGCAGGAATACATCTCGAAAATGTCCGCGAAGATGTCGGTGGTGATGATGCTGTTTCTCTTTCCGGCCCTGCTCATCGTACTGGCCGGCCCGGGCTTCACCGCCATTGCCCGCGCCTTCGCAAACTGA
- a CDS encoding DUF3613 domain-containing protein, translated as MNIRKGLCYLTLLTLPLSAHAIDAGPASAQQQETEGWLVLQSRNKAASAKPQSATATERELAMQRWLKKYQYEIPDFYDPDAGGKIESKN; from the coding sequence ATGAACATCCGCAAAGGCCTGTGCTACCTGACCCTGCTCACCCTGCCCCTCAGCGCCCACGCCATCGACGCAGGCCCCGCTTCAGCGCAGCAGCAGGAAACCGAAGGCTGGCTGGTCCTGCAAAGCCGCAACAAAGCCGCCTCGGCAAAACCCCAAAGCGCCACCGCCACCGAACGCGAACTGGCGATGCAGCGCTGGCTGAAGAAATACCAGTACGAGATTCCGGATTTCTATGATCCGGATGCGGGCGGGAAGATCGAGAGCAAGAATTAG
- a CDS encoding type II secretion system F family protein, whose protein sequence is MLGPIILIAICLTLLGLSIYLFLQGLRKTATEKVLNRLAAGQPQQTVEHTRWVGLERMFLRAGLGRPSERLGLWLSLWGAALGLGFLLASWVGLLIMLIVPPVALRLYIAIRYRRRIRRMIEQLPQLLDHTVRSLKSGRTLSDAVLGGIEASEDPLKTAMGRVQRNVKLGVNLPDAVSDFAELYEQDELRMFALGLKVNHRYGGNASELLENLIKLIRERDQGARQLRALTGETRMTAWVLGLLPLILVSYFMLANPGYMLGMWHDESGQTMLLSAAALQVLGSLALWRMLRSV, encoded by the coding sequence ATGCTGGGACCGATCATTCTTATCGCCATCTGCCTGACGCTGCTCGGGCTGTCGATCTATCTGTTCCTGCAAGGACTGCGCAAGACCGCGACGGAAAAAGTCCTCAACCGCCTCGCCGCCGGGCAACCGCAACAGACCGTCGAACACACCAGGTGGGTGGGGCTGGAACGCATGTTTCTGCGTGCCGGACTGGGTCGGCCGAGCGAGCGTCTCGGCCTCTGGCTGAGCCTGTGGGGGGCGGCGTTGGGTTTGGGATTTCTGCTCGCCAGTTGGGTCGGTTTGCTGATCATGTTGATCGTGCCACCGGTGGCGTTGCGGCTGTACATCGCGATTCGCTACCGGCGGCGCATCCGCCGCATGATCGAGCAATTGCCGCAATTGCTCGACCATACGGTGCGCAGCCTGAAGTCCGGGCGCACCCTCAGCGATGCGGTGCTGGGCGGTATCGAAGCCAGCGAGGATCCGCTGAAAACCGCCATGGGCCGGGTGCAGCGCAACGTGAAATTGGGGGTGAATCTGCCTGATGCAGTCAGCGATTTTGCCGAACTCTACGAGCAGGACGAATTGCGCATGTTCGCCCTCGGCCTGAAGGTCAATCATCGCTACGGCGGCAACGCCAGTGAGCTGCTGGAGAACCTGATCAAACTGATCCGCGAGCGTGACCAGGGCGCTCGGCAGTTGCGCGCGCTCACAGGGGAAACACGTATGACCGCCTGGGTTTTGGGTTTGCTGCCGCTGATTCTGGTGAGCTATTTCATGCTGGCCAACCCCGGCTACATGCTCGGCATGTGGCACGACGAAAGCGGCCAGACCATGCTGCTCAGCGCCGCCGCGTTGCAGGTGCTGGGCAGTCTGGCGCTGTGGCGCATGTTGCGGAGCGTTTGA
- a CDS encoding tetratricopeptide repeat protein, which yields MKVLIVMASLLLLSGCATDGQAPWTSLLSPSSCSKLTSEQELSLNLADDLASDGKLHASLANLQSLPDNLSEVRLRKAKVYRLLGRSEAEPLYRSLLGGCLTAQAEHGLGQVYAARGDNGQAQAHLQRAARLAPTDEKIRNDLGVVYLNQLRLNEAKFEFLTAIELSQNNQLATLNMVTLLLYQNDWPQAAEIVSRSKLTPEQFTEAQQRAEKLKAPTHAKATPGDRVAAVIDPLPPTLK from the coding sequence ATGAAAGTACTGATAGTCATGGCAAGCCTGTTGCTGCTCAGCGGTTGCGCCACGGACGGCCAGGCGCCATGGACCTCGCTGCTGTCGCCGTCCAGCTGCAGCAAACTTACGTCGGAGCAGGAACTGTCACTGAACCTCGCCGATGATCTGGCCAGCGACGGCAAGCTCCACGCCAGCCTGGCCAACCTGCAAAGCCTGCCGGACAACCTCAGCGAAGTGCGCCTGCGCAAGGCCAAGGTCTATCGCCTGCTCGGTCGCAGCGAGGCAGAACCGCTCTACCGCAGCCTGCTCGGCGGCTGCCTCACCGCCCAGGCCGAACACGGCCTCGGCCAGGTCTACGCCGCCCGTGGCGACAACGGCCAGGCCCAGGCCCACCTGCAACGCGCTGCGCGTCTGGCACCCACCGACGAAAAAATCCGCAATGACCTTGGCGTGGTCTACCTCAACCAACTGCGTCTCAACGAAGCTAAATTCGAATTCCTCACCGCGATCGAACTGAGCCAGAACAATCAACTGGCGACCCTGAACATGGTCACCCTGCTGCTCTACCAGAACGACTGGCCACAAGCCGCCGAAATTGTAAGCCGCTCGAAACTGACCCCGGAGCAATTCACCGAAGCGCAGCAACGCGCGGAAAAACTCAAAGCGCCAACCCACGCCAAAGCCACACCCGGCGACCGCGTCGCCGCCGTCATCGACCCGCTACCGCCGACGCTCAAGTAA